The Solanum lycopersicum chromosome 8, SLM_r2.1 DNA segment tgaacttccggcatggactagcttcttatgtatttttatcttcttagaatactcttagtttagtaatttgattatagatgttcttgtgatgatgacttccagattttggggataataatagttattgattttattaatgagtttaagtcttccgcattactttatgttgatattaccttgaaatgttaaggtttagattggttggttcgctcacataggagggtaagtgtgggtgccagtcgcggcccggatttgggtcgtgacaaatactATTAAGATGCGGAATCTTATGCGGTGAATAATCAAACGGGGGACTTTCAACCGAACACCCAAAGTTCCAATGAGGAGAATTACAATCACGGTCAAGGTAATCAAGGTTGGAACTATGGCAATAACAACAGAGAGGGTCATAATATTTGATATGGAAACAACAACtgtgacaacaacttcaaatgGGTAagtatggtaacagaaatgatcgAAGTGGGCCCCATGTTCTGCCTCAAATCAGGAAGTAGCTCCTAGGTATGGTGGAATTAGTATGGCGCGAGTGAAATATATGTTGTAGAAGATGATGaagaggtttgatgctagtgtgATCACGCCCACAAAGTGAGAGATGATTTATCTAATATTGGGCAAATGTTGACGCACATGCGGTCTTTATTAAGCACTTTTAGTgacaaatggcccaattatcctCTACTGTGAAACCATGACAACCGGGCACTCatcataacaataacaattaaaatcctaaaaatgatggacattgcatGGAAATAATTACTCAAGGAGGTAAGAAAttcattgatccacctatgtcgtctatGGTAGAAGATGAGTCAGGAAAAGATGAAGAGGTAGTGGAAACTAGTGGTGAATTGGTGGACAAAGTTGTGAAAGAACAAGAGGTACCCAAATATGTGATCCCCGTTCCTAGAACACCACGAGCATTCCCTCATGGATTGCTGAAGATGAGTGAAGATGGTAAAGGTCGGCGTTTTATCAATATGTTGAAataactttctatcaatgtgcCTTTGATAGAAGCGTTAGAGAAAATGCTCGGCTATGAAGGATATGGTTACTAAGAAGAAGATCGGTATGTTTTTAGGATGATGACTGATTGCAGCATTGTAgtctattgctacaaggtctcttgtgcaaaagaaaaaagattcgGGCGGTTTCACTGTTCCACGTACCATCTTTTTGATACATTTTGCTAAAGCACTATGTGATCTCGATGCAAGCATAAACCTCATGCCTCTCTCTATTTGTAAGAAATTAGGTTTTAATGACCTAAAGCCCACTATAATGCGGTTACTGATGACCGATCCAACAGTGAAGAGGCCTATTGCGATACTCCATGATGTTCTCGTGAAGGTGGAGTTGTTTATATTTCTAGCCGATTTTATCATTCTTGactgtgaggttgattttgaggtgcctattattcttagGAGGCCGTTCCTTTATACTGGTCGTGCCTTCGTTGATATGGTAAAAGCACAGATGAAGATTAGGTTCAATAATGGAGAAgcaaattttccagatttgtaggtccatgaagcagaGTGGTGATCTCCAAACGATATATCCTATAGGGTAGAAAGCACGTCCGCGGTACAAATAGAAGAGCGCTTTGGTGTTGAGGCACTAGGGGAAGTGATCATGATTTTTTATAGTATCGTATTGAACAGTACGGATCTTTTGTTGCACTACTTAAACGAGGTGAATTTTGATCAAACCAACGAAAtaggagttagatatgaagcatcacGAGTCTCCATCCATGAGACAATCTATAGAGGTGGCTCCTAAATTAGAGCTTAAATCTCTACCACCTAATCTAAGGTATGTATTTTTGGAAAGAGATGAAACAATGCATGGAATTATTGCATCGGATTTGAACGTGCAACAAGTAGAATGTTTGGTAGAAGCGTTTAAGAGGTTCAAATGAGCCATTGGTTGGagtattgcggacattattgaaATCCCACTCGGTATTTATTCACACAAAATCTAAATCATGCCCAATCACAAGCCAAGTATTGAAAACCGGAGACGGTTGAATCCAactatgcaagaggtagtgaagaagCAGATCATTAAGTGATTGGATGCCGGAGTCCTATATCCAATTtcagatagtagttgggtatttCCTGTTCAGTGTGTGCCCAAAATGGAGGGAATGACAGTAAGGCCCAAAGGAAGGAATGggcttgttccaatgagacctaTGACTAGATGAAGAGTTTGTATGGATTACATAAAACtgaatgcatggactgagaagGACCATTTCCCGATGCTCTTGATATATCAGATGTTAGATAGATTCCCAGAAAAAGgatttattgttttcttgatgggtatttgGATTACAATCAAATCTCTATTGCATCGGAGCATAAAGAGAAGACCACCTTTACTTTCCCTTATTGGCGTTCACATTCAAGTGGATGCCTTTTGGGTTATGCAATGCATCGACTACTTTTCTAAGATGTATGATCTCTATATTATCTTATATGGTGGAGGACTCTATTGagatgtttatggatgatttttcagtAATTGGCGACTCTTTTGATCAGTGTTGGAGCCACTTGGCCGAGGTTCtcaaaagatgtgaagattgcaatCTTGTGCTAAACTGggaaaaatttaactttatggTGAAAAAACGTATAATATTGGGCTATCACATCTCGAAAAGGGGGATAGAGCTTGATCGACCAAAAGTTGAAGTCATTGAGAGATTTCCTTCAcccatctctgtaaaaggtgtgagaaatTTTCTTGGGCATGTGGGCTTCTACCGGATGTCTGTTAAAGACTTCTGAAAAACTGAACATTCTAAGTGCAAATTACATGAGAAGGAATCtaaattctattttgatgaatcatgtCAAAAGATGTTCGGAGAGTTAAAAGAGAAGTTGGTGTCTGCgcctgatacgctcaaacttacttctcaaataagaagtaaagcggtcgtgtcaagtaaataacccaaataATGAGGTTAgtatcgttcccacgaggaaaatagtttagacttaacttcattctattattactattgttcagtccaTTACTTTCatggaaagaaaaaattaaaaaaaagggtttatattcctaaataaatgaaaataactagcaaaattaaaggagacaactaactgcttcgaatgttggagttcaatcaattaatcaaagtaactagggtttacgtgttccctacaggttcataacttgataattctaactataacaattctttcctagtatcttgcatgcaaagtgataagttatgtatttctaaattcttggcccggcatctagaaaatttcactccgcaccttggtccggatacgtgtgttgctatactaacccttatctttacctcatattaagcatcgtattcgatatttgactaagttattacctcgtaccaatcaatactagcctattagatagtatacactaaatttatgttgataattctattCCTATTATCTACCACCTTAGGGTTTGTTCCTACAAAGTACccagaaaataatataaaacatatCTCAATGGGTGTTCAATGTGTAGGGACTAAACCCAAGAATTCTACAAAAATTGGCCTAGTGCACAGATCTACATAACAACTGACGGGCGGTCGTTCAATTAACAGATCGTTGATGGTGTCCATAGATCCCAGATATGTCATAAACTTTGGTCTAAATATGTGTACAATCGATAGTACagtcgacggtccatcgattgaCTTACGGACTATCGACGAGGTATGATTAGTTCATAAAAACCAATGACCTGACCTGACCagctattttaaaataaaactattCAGTAACCTTCcacatataatttaaaatttcctCCCAACCGTTTCCTTCCccttatttcctttattttccaTTAACTCCCCATATCTCTCCCTTCCATTCTCTTCATAATCCCCACGAAATCCAAACTCTAGAGATCCAAAAACTCTAACCTCCCCAGATTTTACTCCGTCTCCCTTGCTTTTGGTGGTCGGTGTTAGAAGGCAGGCACGTAGGTTGATTTTTTAGAATATCACCCACTCAATTGCTCGACTATTGATTTTATGTATTTCAATTTACTTGGCTCAATAAATTATCGTTCATTAGCTATTGAAAATGCCAAAATTGTATGTGGATCTTGACTTGCGGACAAAAATTAcatgtaaaatttttaaagtatGGTTACTATGCCCCTTAGAATGATATAAAGTGAATAGGTTGGGGGTGGAATCAgtgttaatatgatttttttctttttcctactTAGCATTTGATAGTCTCTTAGATTCCGTAATAGAAATTTGCAAAATCGAAGCCCTAAGGATGAAGAATTGGTCTTATACTTGTTTGTATGTGTTCGTtgaacttgtaattttcttaaaGTTATAAAAATGTGTGTTTAAAACCAAGCCCTGAAGCATGTCTCTAACCAACAGCATGAGACCTCTTCTACGGACCGTCGGTTTATCGAATGACCTTTTATGGTTAATCTCTGAAAATGCTCAACTTGGAAACCACGAAAGTGGTCTATGGTCCGTCAATTGATTGATGGGCCGTCTCGTACGTCCTTCATTTCTAACTGAAACTTTGATTTCTGAGAAATTGTGAATCATTCAAAGTGTAAGACAACAAAAGTAGACTATGGTTTGTCATTTAATCAACGGGCCATTCTACATTGCCGTCATTACTAACTGAGACGTCTGTGGAATGAAGACTATTAAAAAATTTCCTAGGCTTCCATCGGCGGACACCATTGACGGACCATCGATCCTTCGATGGGCTGTCGATGGTTCTCCTGAATTATGCACCATCTTGTGTTTTTTGTTTCAAGGTTCTGTTTTGATTGTTTTCCTTGTGTAGTTAGATTGAAATAAGactaaaaaattgtttttcagGTACAAGTCCATGGCATAATCCCACCGCATGATCGGTAGTTCTAACAATGAGCTGGATCCGAAATACGTGTCCTCGGGCACCCTTACCCCTACACCACCTGCTAGAGCCACTTGGGGCACCCCCCATAAGGTAGAGTCCAGCGTAGTCACTGCTTCCCAGTCTAATAAGGAGAGCACATCAACCGTTACACCATCTGGTTCTACCTCAAGTTCTTAGCGAGCGTCTGGTTCTGAAGAGGATTCCGGCTAAGAGTCGACCAATTCTACAGGGTCGAATGAGGCCACTGTCTCCGGTCCATGTTCACTTGGATCCACTCTACAAGATGTGCTTGCCCACCATGCCTCATCTGATGAGGCTCATAGTTTGGAGTCTTCTCCGTCACCCCAACATGAGTTCCCTGCACCACTTTTTGATGAACCCAACCGATGGTGCATCGATGTTCAATATCAGATCTACAGGGATGCCAAGACGCTGAACGAAAAGATGGTGAGGATTTGGTTGGTGACAGTCGAGCGACGAGTTTTTACATGGAGTCTCCACACAGTCCCTGAGGTTCATACCCTATTTACCCTCCATAGTCATGACTGGATGGCTGAGGAGGCAAATAGCACAGAGTTTCTTCGggagttctacgcctcctatGTGGATGGCACAGAGGGTCTAGTTTGAGGCTGTCGGTGGGCATTTCCTCTACATCCATCCACCGCTTCTTATACGGTGCATCCATTGATGCCACAACGGTTTCCCTTATCCAGAGTTTTATTATCGATGGGATGTGGTCAAGAGTGGCTAGTTTCAAAGGAGTAGAGATCAAGAGAGTCCACAAGCAAGTGGATCGCACAACAACTCTCCATTGAAggataagaagaaaaattggtATTGGACCACAGAGGCCTTATCAAGAAGTCTAACCTCACCTTTGAATCCATGTTCTTATAGATGTTAGTCCGTCAGCGCCTATCCCTCACGGCAACATATAATATCCTTACTTTTGATAGAGTGGTCCTGCTAGTAGCATTGGTAGCGGAGTTGGAGATCGACTTTGCGAGGTTGTTGATCTACGTGATACATGATAGGGCTTTTAAGTCCTCTACTACTTACCTATTTTCCCGTATGATTTTCCAGTGCATGGATGGTAGAGTGTTCTATGGCACTATGATGTCCTCCGTACACCGACGGGGATTGTGGATATAGGTCTCATCAAGGATAAGGCAATTGTGGCAGCACCTCGGCGTAGACCCAGAGTTTATTTGCAGCCGCTAAGTGACAACTTAGAGGATACAGTAGAATTAGCCCAGCGGGCTGATCTTGCCACTTCAAAGCCCACCAATACGGCACCGGTCGAGTCTGCCCCTCGCACTAGTAGGGCACCTAGTTCCTCTCGGTCTACACCACCATCAACAACACTAGCCCCGATTGCTATTGTCAAGAAGCTAGAGGCCTATATGGCCACCTTGTTGCATAATATCAATCCTTGGATGTAGAAATCCATTGCTGAGGCTGACAACCGGATTTAAAAGAAGGTGGATTACAATACGGAGCAGAAGATTTAGGCGGTCCGCCAGCGCCTACATGCATTTGATCTGCGAGTTATAGCCTGCCCTGCTCCAACCATTGATTTGACTACACTTCAGGAGGTTATGGCGAGTCTACGAGAAGATATTGACAATATACTTGAGATAAGGGGACCTGAGCCTGATATTGTACCTGTTAAGCTAGCAGAGCACATAGTTCTTGCTTCCCTCTTCACTGCCCCCATTGAACCGGTTGAGCCTTCTGACTTTGCCAAGAGGCACCTTTCTAGTTGCACCACTGATGGAATGGATGCCCGTGCGAGGAAGTAGGAGCGAACGGATCTTGAGGCAGCAAGGAGAGCCTCGTTATTTGATGTGGAGACCCATTAGATGACGAATTGAGAGTTGTTTATTTTGGAATCTAGTTAAAGACTTGAGGTTGTTTAGAGGAGCAGCACTGAGGGTGCGGATATTAATGTGGACACCGCTGAGGGCGTTCCAACGACAGAGGTTGCGGGTTCAAGAAAACTGGACCCGCCTTCTTACTAATCGTCGATGCTTTGCTCGTCCGGTTTGCTTTAACTACCACcctataattatatttttattcataggggacaattgcatgtattTTAAGGGGTGTGGTAAATTGAATGTGAGTGTTCGGGTGAAGCTTGAGTATCCCAACTCACGATCCTGTCTTTGGGTTTTTCCTGCCTGTGTTCTTTATCCCAAGAGAGTGATTACTTTTCTCTTGAACCGGCATGTATCgtaacttgtacaaagtatgaaagtTAAATATAAATCATGATTGCTAAACATGAATGATATCCCATTGTAAGAAATTGCTTGCATGAATAGgtataaagaagttgaatttgTTGGATCTAATCATGACATAGAGATGAACCTACTGCATGAACCTCAATCTAACAATCAAACTAGGTGTCCGACAATCTGATTGGGTAGGAGTTATCaagagagtgtgaggaaatttgattGTTTCAATTTTAGTACCTGGCTAGAACTTGCCCAATTAGTCCTGCAAAAGGAATATATGTTAGACAACTAGGAAAAGaacataggcccttgttcaaatAGCAAACATCTATACCAAAGTAAAGTGAACAAAATTAAAGTGTTATCCCTTTTTCATCCAAATATGTTTAGTTTATAACAAACCTTTCTTTTTTTCACCAACTCACCTTCCTTGGGCATAACGTGTTGGCCTTGGTCCCtacttggacatgtgcacctcaactaaGGTCAAAATCCTATGGTGAGGGTGGTTAATACAAAAAGTAACCTCGtcttggccctgacccaaccttgggtaatgtgtaccttgactcatggggGAAGCCATATGTTAAGGTTTGCTATTATGAGTGATGACCCGAAAAATGGATATGAAAAGAGTAATgtggaaaataaaagattaagtGATCAAGAGAGGTGATTTAGTCAAAATTATTAAGTGAatgtaaaaaaaagagaaaagaaggaaaaagagttgTACAAAAAGAAGTAAGAGTCACTTccacaaagaaaaaaatgaaagaggtATAAGAGGTAATGAAAGAGGTAGGACACTTACCATAATGTCAAGGAgagaaaaaagtcactaaaatatacTCATATGTATCATACCTAACCCTCAGCCAATGTTACAAGCCAACAAAGTCTtgtcgtgatcctaagagtctaatttggtgaacttaagcagtgaaaataagggcaagcctgtATTTACAAGTACTAACTAGGTGGGAATTTGGTTTGAGCATAAGTTTTTAATAatgatccttatactcaaagtTAAAGTTAGTGTGTGAAAATGGTGGATATCTTTTGAAGTGAgggcactagttgcaatatcaGAAAGTTTGTACCTTGGTGAGAGGAAAAAGAATAGAGGTGTCGGTGGATATTGAGTGTATGTCAAGGTCTGATCCACATGACTGAGCTTATAAAGCCTAAGAGAAAAAATATGCACGAAAACAATGAACAAgttgggattgatagccatGTGATTGCGAAAGCTTAAAAGAGGATACTTGTGTAAAAAGTGTAgtgttgagtcatagtgcgtcacttgatgacaaacaacaaatttaagttgagggtgttgatgtacgtTGTTTCACGATACTttcaatactttttccttaagatttgTATGTGTCTAgggcctttttgtagtaattttaatatgttttatatttgttttgcgGGGCTGGTGTCCAAAACGAAAACAAAGAAGGTTGTGGAAATTTAATGCATAGTTTACCCATGAAATCAATCAACGGCCTCTAGTCCCACCGATGGGCCGTAAATTGTGACCGTCGATAGAAGTTTCAAGTATTTTGAAGCAACTCGTGAAATTCTAAACAAGTGTGGGGCTATGGAAGTATCGATGATCTGTCGATTGATCTACGGACCTTCCTGCTGAATCATCGATCAGAAAAGAGAAATTCCCAGTACCTGATGTTAAAGAAAATCTAAGTATGGAACCAAGAAAAGCATCAACAAGAATTAGGTGATTGACTTGCCGTCTGTCGGTGTCGTCGATTGAAGCCGCattttttggacaactttccttATTCAAGTTCCTTTTAATTCAggatatgtttttttataaatacggtgtaaaactctcatttttggggttgggTTCTTTTACTGCTTTGTTTgttttgttcttggagatttgttttTCCAACTTTggcattaattcaaatttctagatttggttttcaagtatttttgtattttcaagttgaatttctggattttcttcaaatttgtcAAAGAAACTTCATTATTCATTGTTTATCAACCATGAATTGTGTTTTTCTaggcatgggtaactaaattcaTAACTAGCTTAATAACAATTCTTAAGTAGTTTATtgtatgcattgataattcATTGTCTTAGAAATCTTTCAACGAGTCCACGCGCTATAACTCGCCTCATTGCTACTTGTCAAACCAAGGGGATAATTAATAGTaaaagaatcatcaacatatatttggtgaaatactatctaataggctagtatcgatttgtgcaaagtaataactaagccatacTTCGAATACGATGCTGAATATGAAGTTAAGGTATGGGTTACTAACTtagacacacgtagccagaccaaggtacaggtgaaattctctaaatgtcgGACCAAgcatttagagatacctaacttatcacatTACATAAAAAGactagggaagaattgttatagatAGGATTACAGCATTAAGAACCTTAAGGGAACACTTACAACGTAGTTTCTCTtacaacttgataaacaccaaaGATTTACTCCTATTACTTGTTTGATTTAGCAATATTAAAAgacttttgtttcacaaaacTCCCCCTTTAGCTTCTCCTTTTTgaaaaggacttgactaaatagaagtaatcgtacattaaagttaaatctaaatcattttccttgtgggatataccccaacctaatagttgggttctttaatTTATACGACCATTTATACTTCTTTCGggaagtgtaatttgagcgtataaATAGCCAACTTAGGTCAAACTCCTATGTtggaggtttggtaagaagggaaaGGAGAAGTCAAGAAGTGCAAGAAAATTCTTGCAAACTCATGGTATTGTAGAAAAATAGAAACCCtctaaaaaagagaaaaagaaagataaagagAAACGAAAAAGAAAGTTGTCAAATAAAAGattgaaattaaaagaaattgggTTTCCAAGAAGtccataaaagaaaatagaaagttGACTTCGAGGCACTTGACTAAGGTTGATAAAGGATAAAGGAGATGTTTTGAGAAAGTCATATCTCATTGAGGAAAAATCCATCTAGCCTAAACTGTCATACATTCCGAATCATCCCAATTAAAATCCTCAGAAAGACCTTATTAATCTTGAGTGAACCGCAACAATAGTCAAttggaaaataagggcaaaccgATGAGTTAAAACATGCATTGTATTCATCTTTTTAGTCTAAGTGTTGAATAATATTCCTGATCCTAAGACAATAAATCTACATGTGTAAAGATTTAATCATTCATTGTGTAAGGGCATGTGGATAATTTTTTTGAGCTTGAACTTTCTTTAGCATCAAGTATTGTGAGCTCGACAATCTTTAATAATAgtgtgtcacaacttgaatctttgagtATACAGTTGACCTATCAATGAGTAGTTGGAGTCTTGTTttgtatattcattatttaCTCTTGTGTAGAAATATTTGAGACACCCTTATTGAACGACCGAACTTGAGTTTTACATGAGGACAAGAAAAATTTTAAGTAGGGGGCGTTGATGAGTCCTCAAATTGGGCTCATTTAGggacttattttaatttaaatagtgTGTTTGActgtttattttatctttatatcTAATAAAAACTCCTAACAGTCATGTATTTTTGGATTTGTTAGGAGCCTGAACATTTAGGCACAACACGAAAGAAAAATGGAGAATAAAAGCTGAAGATTCGTAGGTGCACATCGCCAAGAACTCTCGGCGATCTATGGTATAGCAAAGTTCCACCTTCTGTTACAACAAGTGAACTCTGTATGAAGTGgatcaaaaggaaatgaaaaatgagtagTTGGCGCTTTACCAATCATTTCCGCAAAGCAATAGTTTTCCACCTATTAATCCAAAACACATAGATAAGAAAGGCATCATGCAAGCGGTGATGAGTTGAACAAATGGAGATTCGCCGAATACTCGGTGAATCAAGACTAATTGTGTCGAAAACATTTTCAAGCATAATTCTGAAATCAATTCATATTCAACtcttttagta contains these protein-coding regions:
- the LOC101245864 gene encoding uncharacterized protein, which codes for MVEDESGKDEEVVETSGELVDKVVKEQESIATRSLVQKKKDSGGFTVPRTIFLIHFAKALCDLDASINLMPLSICKKLGFNDLKPTIMRLLMTDPTVKRPIAILHDVLVKVELFIFLADFIILDCEVDFEVPIILRRPFLYTGRAFVDMVKAQMKIRFNNGEANFPDL